Within the Zea mays cultivar B73 chromosome 10, Zm-B73-REFERENCE-NAM-5.0, whole genome shotgun sequence genome, the region TGAAGCCAGAAATACTAGCAGTAGATCTAGGTGCCTGTATAAGAGCCTCATAGCCTAACTTGGACTAGGGGCACAAAATGGTACTCATTATGCGTCCACGGTAATAAATGGATTGTATTTGTATAAAATCACAAACGGGATGAAAACAACCATATGTTTGAGTAGACAGCTAAAGACCTAAATGCCAGTTTTTATTAAAGAAAAGCGCCCACATAACAAACATAATTTGTAAAAATGAATGAGTGAAATGCTCCAATCTAGAGGTTTCAGCTCACATATTGTAAAGTTGATAGCAATGCACGCAAATTGCCTTCTTTTCCAGCAGCCCAGCGCTTAATCTCGAAGTCCAGTGTTTCCGCAAGCCTCTGGAATTATCAGAAAAACAATTTGAATGAACTCGATGAAGTGAGGAACTAGTCACTAGCAGCCAATAAAGTGCATTTAAAAGGACAGATTATATGTTGATAATTCAAGATTATGAATTTAATCTGTATTTACGAGTCACAACAGAGTACTTACATGTCTCTCAGCCTGGTCCCTTTGTTGCTGCATGTCACGTTCATTCTTCTCAGCCAAAGCCTTTGCCTGTGAGTATAGGAAACAAATAAAAAAACATGCATTGCAATCTCTTTATCCTAAAAAGAATGCTTTAAACAAAATTCAACTAGGAACATACAAGCAtccactacaatatcatcaacaaCAAAAGCAACAAAGCATTTTTGTCTCGATCAAGTTGGGGTAGGTATCCAGGAACATATACGTATCCATAGATATTAAATTGTAGTATAGAACGCTACACGAGATGACTTTTAATTTGTGTCATAGTACATTACCGCTCGTTCACGAGTTCTTTGATGCCGTTCCAACCTAGCACGTCTTCTTTCTTCGCTCTCCCCATCAACTTCTTGAAATTCATTTGATGACGTAGGAGCTAAAATAACAAATAAATCGAAAACACAGTTACTTAAATGTTTGGACGGACACTGATTCAGTACCATACTTCTCGAACGATCAGTACCTCCTCCAAATAATGCAGACAAGTCATCAGCAACATTTGCTGTTGATGATGCCTTTTTCATTGATGTCGAAGTGGAAGTCCCTCTATTTTGCGTTTGAGAATCAAACATAGAATCCTAATAATTCCACAATTATAAAACAGTGAGGAAATTGCAACGAATAAAACTCTGGAACGGAAATTTTGGTAGAATAATCACCACAGTTGGAGCCCTTTGCTTCGGAGCACTATTAGCTCGGGCACCCATACCAAATAAGGATTCTAGATCATCTGGTTTGCTTGTTTTTTCTCTTGcagctgcagcagcagcagcctgtCTTTCCCGAGCCTCAGCAGCAGCCCTTTCCACTGCTGCTCGTTCAGCTCTCTTCCTCACTTCTTGCTGAGCTCTCTCCACAGCAGCTTTTTCTGCTGCAGCCCTATCCCTCGCTTGACTAGCAGCTTTCTCCTTAGCTTCAGTAGCAGCCCTTTCGTTTGCTTCTGCAGTAGCCCTCTCTGCTCGATCTTTAGCATCCGCTGCTGCCCTCTCACGTGCTTCCTGTTGGGCTCTTTGCACAGCAGCACGTTCTGAACGTTTCCGTGCCTCCCTCTCTGCTTTTGCACGAGCTTCAGAAGCTGCCCTTTCTCGTGCCTCCTTTGTAGCCCTCTCCACTGCTTGCCTAGCTCTTTCTCTTTCTCTATGTCGCTCAAGTTCTCTCTCCTCTTCAAGTCTTCGTTGCTctctttccttttcctctttttgCTTCATCTCTCTTTCTTGTTCTAGTCTTTCATTTCTCTCTTTGTCCTCACGATCCTGGGCATACGACCTTATTACATTATCTCGTTCCTGTTGTTCTCTATTTCTAAGCTTTGCATCACGCTCTCTCTCTCGTACTTCCTTGGCATGTTTGAACTTTGCCTCAGCTTTATCCATAGCCTCTTTCATAGCCGCTGCTGCCGTACTTCTCTCAAATTCTTCCTCATTAAACGTATGCACATTCTGAGACTTACCCATGGTAAAATCTTCTAGTCCATCTACTGTAGAAACACCAGCCTGATTTGAGAAACTCCTTTGATGGTCATTGTTTTTCCTAGACCGCCGCAGATGTTCATCTTTTCTTGTTGATCTTGATCCATGTTTTTGCTTAACTGCAAGAGGTGGCGGTGGCCTTGAAGGTGGTGGGGCACTAGTTGGCTGTGTGAAGAGGGGAATCTCAGAAGCTGTAAGCCATATCTCATCTTCGGATTCATCAGATCTAGGTGACTGATCATTTATACCATTCCCACTATATTTCTCTGAGCCAATGTCAACATGGACATCAGAATATCTGGCAGACTGTGACTTAGGAAAGATATTTTCAAAATCCTCAACAGAAGGTTGTTGGGAGGAGTTTCTTTTAGAAAAATCCTGTACAGGGTTTGAGTTTTGGGCTCTGCTTGACTCATTCCTATCTTTCGATCCATTGTCCACCTCTGGGGTAAAAAAAGGTTCAAATTTTGGAGCCTGGTTGAAAGTGCTTGAATCCTCAAACAGACTGCTCCCAACGCTAGTACTTTCACGGTTTTTCCCTTGATATTTTGCAGCTTTACCGGATTCATCCAAGGGATCTGCGAATGGATGGGCTGAGGATGA harbors:
- the LOC103640949 gene encoding auxilin-related protein 1, whose amino-acid sequence is MDDFQGLLARDFGLRPQGKAAPMSAARSSSPSGSAWTNTRSAVGSAAPSAPSYDELFGSAPPPPPKATPSLDNIFNSFKEPASTAPPPKPKHSSAPVFDKPVYDDDIFIGVPGVKSSSVPYDDVFGGSQSREAPPAFDDLLGGFGKSSQVREEVDDKRKPEAPTAVAATGFDYLIPSFGGRSSPRQRDAIGAKQKKVSMSTSKQSASLSDPFVVLETTSSSAHPFADPLDESGKAAKYQGKNRESTSVGSSLFEDSSTFNQAPKFEPFFTPEVDNGSKDRNESSRAQNSNPVQDFSKRNSSQQPSVEDFENIFPKSQSARYSDVHVDIGSEKYSGNGINDQSPRSDESEDEIWLTASEIPLFTQPTSAPPPSRPPPPLAVKQKHGSRSTRKDEHLRRSRKNNDHQRSFSNQAGVSTVDGLEDFTMGKSQNVHTFNEEEFERSTAAAAMKEAMDKAEAKFKHAKEVRERERDAKLRNREQQERDNVIRSYAQDREDKERNERLEQEREMKQKEEKEREQRRLEEERELERHRERERARQAVERATKEARERAASEARAKAEREARKRSERAAVQRAQQEARERAAADAKDRAERATAEANERAATEAKEKAASQARDRAAAEKAAVERAQQEVRKRAERAAVERAAAEARERQAAAAAAAREKTSKPDDLESLFGMGARANSAPKQRAPTVDSMFDSQTQNRGTSTSTSMKKASSTANVADDLSALFGGAPTSSNEFQEVDGESEERRRARLERHQRTRERAAKALAEKNERDMQQQRDQAERHRLAETLDFEIKRWAAGKEGNLRALLSTLQYVLWPECGWQPVSLTDLITAAAVKKVYRKATLCIHPDKVQQKGANLQQKYIAEKVFDLLKEAWNKFNSEELF